The region GGACGAGAACATTGGTGTCAACGGCTCGCACGCCGTCCTCTGACGTGGCGTCGAACGCCCTCCTTCATCTCCTCGAGGGTGCGCGGCTGGGGCCTGCGGTGGGGGAACAGCGCTCGATGCACCTCTTCCGACGTGTAGCGGGCGGCACGCCGCACGACGATCTTCTCGCCCTCCTCGGCCCATTCCAGGACCGAGCCCGGTCCCACACCGAGCTTCCGACGAACTTCCGCCGGCACGGAGATCTGGCCCTGGGCCGTCAGCTTGGATTGCGCGATGGCCATAGCCGAAATTACCACGGTAATGGGATGTGGGCAAGCTCGTCGGCTCACGGCTCGGCGGGCGCTGCCTGCTGGTCGCTCCGTCGCAAGGGGCCCACGCGTCGCCGGCGGAAAGGATCTACCGCGCGCGCTCCGCGTCGAGCTTCCGCGCGGCATCGACGAGGTCGCTCGCGTTGACGATGTGATAGCGGTCGAGCATCTGCCGAGACTTCCAGCCGACGAGCTGCATCGCGACGCGCTCCGGAACGCCGGCGCGGACGAGGTTTCGGACGGCCGTCCGGCGAAAGTCGTGGAGCACGCGGCCCGGCACCCCGGCGGCGCGGCATGCCGTCGCCCACGCCTTGTTGAAGCTCCCGATCGGGTCGCCGTTCGGGCGGGTGAAGACATGGGCGACCGCGCGTCCCAGCTCGCGTTCGCGCTCGCGCGTGACCGCCCGGCGGCGTTCGAAGAGCGCGCGGAGCTCGGCCGTGAACGGGAACACGCGGCCCTCGCCGGT is a window of Deltaproteobacteria bacterium DNA encoding:
- a CDS encoding AbrB/MazE/SpoVT family DNA-binding domain-containing protein, translated to MAIAQSKLTAQGQISVPAEVRRKLGVGPGSVLEWAEEGEKIVVRRAARYTSEEVHRALFPHRRPQPRTLEEMKEGVRRHVRGRRASR